Proteins co-encoded in one Macrobrachium nipponense isolate FS-2020 chromosome 24, ASM1510439v2, whole genome shotgun sequence genomic window:
- the LOC135205411 gene encoding uncharacterized protein LOC135205411 isoform X1 translates to MQVFNDISRAFRMGICLDTGQRPETLTLHDLDEDRSGSPLVGESKNGEAGTTAATTPSGGALTNNEPTESITGAPVIFFMGGPGSGKMTHAQNLADIHEGYRHINLTVVISEYIKENDLGPPQSISATIALALLAREMHLTPRCRGYLVSGYPRHMEDVHHYNEKLGRPTGAILLEWDRRTLIRNIESKMRSYLTGHGYSKLKNTSPLLGNIDGAILLDWRESTLLNNLEAGARMGTLMLDAARKELSDFHNKVLPVCEHYDNQGLLFVVSGERSQEDVFRDVQRAHAKILEPRTLPPPSRASVGSYREYRNMVSLVQSKALSASSININPEESKLPPCLLFMGGPGSDKWRLVSGITYLYPGWACVGVGQLLRDHVTRWKEDPESYGDLPEEKVLMIQNLMKKGELVPQDLILKILKDRLDVLRSHEGIVIVGFPKDVIQAQTFEEEFHQIAPLLLIDCSELELGRNLGRRENRLDDNVAAARRRLAIYRDVTLPMLKAFDEKNRLRIIDGDADIEQVEREVKRAIYVETQNLGRRSHRRKGEDIPSPDQANGNIPSANETEPDEDRSLSHDFSDNDVAENVAHEQLKAELV, encoded by the exons ATCGGAGTGGCTCCCCGCTTGTTGGCGAGAGTAAGAACGGAGAGGCAGGGACCACGGCTGCCACGACGCCCTCTGGAGGGGCGCTCACCAACAACGAACCCACCGAGTCCATAACGGGGGCGCCGGTCATATTCTTCATGG GTGGACCGGGGAGTGGCAAAATGACGCATGCGCAGAACCTCGCAGACATTCACGAGGGCTACAGACACATCAACCTGACAGTTGTCATCAGCGAATATATCAAGGAAAATG ATCTGGGTCCACCGCAGTCTATATCGGCGACCATCGCTTTGGCGCTGCTCGCCCGAGAGATGCACTTGACTCCCAGATGTCGAGGCTACCTAGTCTCAGGGTACCCGAGACACATGGAAGATGTTCACCACTACAACGAAAAG TTGGGCCGACCGACGGGAGCCATTTTGCTGGAATGGGACCGAAGAACTCTCATCAGGAATATCGAG TCAAAAATGCGAAGTTATCTCACTGGGCACGGCTACTCCAAACTGAAAAACACCAGTCCTTTG CTGGGGAATATCGACGGCGCCATCCTCTTGGACTGGAGAGAGTCCACTCTCCTCAACAACCTGGAGGCCGGAGCGAGAATGGGCACCCTCATGCTCGACGCCGCCAGGAAGGAGCTCTCCGATTTCCACAACAAGGTCCTCCCCGTCTgcgaacattacgacaatcagggGCTTCTCTTTGTG GTATCTGGAGAGAGAAGTCAAGAAGATGTGTTCCGCGACGTCCAGAGAGCTCACGCCAAAATCCTGGAGCCCAGGACTTTGCCTCCTCCTTCCAGAGCATCTGTTG GGTCCTACAGAGAGTACCGGAACATGGTGTCCCTGGTGCAGAGCAAGGCTCTCTCCGCCTCTTCCATCAACATCAACCCGGAGGAATCGAAGCTCCCTCCCTGTCTCTTGTTCATGG GTGGGCCTGGCAGTGACAAATGGCGGCTGGTCAGCGGAATCACCTACCTCTACCCTGGGTGGGCTTGTGTGGGCGTGGGGCAGCTCCTGCGAGACCACGTGACCAGATGGAAAGAGGACCCTGAGTCGTATGGCGACCTGCCGGAGGAGAAAGTCCTCATGATTCAAAACCTCATGAAGAAGGGGGAGCTTGTTCCTCAG GATCTCATCTTAAAGATACTAAAAGATCGTTTGGATGTATTAAGATCCCACGAAGGTATTGTCATCGTAGGATTTCCGAAGGACGTCATACAAGCCCAGACTTTCGAAGAGGAG TTCCACCAAATCGCTCCCCTGCTGCTGATCGACTGCTCTGAGTTGGAGCTGGGGAGAAATCTCGGGAGGAGAGAGAACAGACTCGACGACAACGTGGCAGCCGCCAGAAGGCGTCTGGCCATCTACCGGGATGTCACCCTGCCCATGCTGAAGGCCTTCGATGAGAAGAATCGATTAAGAATA ATTGACGGTGACGCAGACATCGAACAGGTGGAGCGTGAGGTGAAGAGAGCTATTTACGTCGAAACGCAGAATCTTGGGAGACGTTCCCACAG ACGCAAGGGCGAGGACATCCCCAGCCCCGACCAGGCCAACGGCAACATTCCCTCGGCGAACGAGACCGAGCCCGACGAGGACCGGTCTCTCTCGCACGACTTCAGCGACAACGACGTCGCGGAGAACGTGGCGCACGAGCAGCTGAAAGCGGAACTGGTCTGA
- the LOC135205411 gene encoding adenylate kinase isoenzyme 5-like isoform X4: MQVFNDISRAFRMGICLDTGQRPETLTLHDLDEDRSGSPLVGESKNGEAGTTAATTPSGGALTNNEPTESITGAPVIFFMGGPGSGKMTHAQNLADIHEGYRHINLTVVISEYIKENDLGPPQSISATIALALLAREMHLTPRCRGYLVSGYPRHMEDVHHYNEKLGNIDGAILLDWRESTLLNNLEAGARMGTLMLDAARKELSDFHNKVLPVCEHYDNQGLLFVVSGERSQEDVFRDVQRAHAKILEPRTLPPPSRASVGSYREYRNMVSLVQSKALSASSININPEESKLPPCLLFMGGPGSDKWRLVSGITYLYPGWACVGVGQLLRDHVTRWKEDPESYGDLPEEKVLMIQNLMKKGELVPQDLILKILKDRLDVLRSHEGIVIVGFPKDVIQAQTFEEEFHQIAPLLLIDCSELELGRNLGRRENRLDDNVAAARRRLAIYRDVTLPMLKAFDEKNRLRIIDGDADIEQVEREVKRAIYVETQNLGRRSHRRKGEDIPSPDQANGNIPSANETEPDEDRSLSHDFSDNDVAENVAHEQLKAELV; encoded by the exons ATCGGAGTGGCTCCCCGCTTGTTGGCGAGAGTAAGAACGGAGAGGCAGGGACCACGGCTGCCACGACGCCCTCTGGAGGGGCGCTCACCAACAACGAACCCACCGAGTCCATAACGGGGGCGCCGGTCATATTCTTCATGG GTGGACCGGGGAGTGGCAAAATGACGCATGCGCAGAACCTCGCAGACATTCACGAGGGCTACAGACACATCAACCTGACAGTTGTCATCAGCGAATATATCAAGGAAAATG ATCTGGGTCCACCGCAGTCTATATCGGCGACCATCGCTTTGGCGCTGCTCGCCCGAGAGATGCACTTGACTCCCAGATGTCGAGGCTACCTAGTCTCAGGGTACCCGAGACACATGGAAGATGTTCACCACTACAACGAAAAG CTGGGGAATATCGACGGCGCCATCCTCTTGGACTGGAGAGAGTCCACTCTCCTCAACAACCTGGAGGCCGGAGCGAGAATGGGCACCCTCATGCTCGACGCCGCCAGGAAGGAGCTCTCCGATTTCCACAACAAGGTCCTCCCCGTCTgcgaacattacgacaatcagggGCTTCTCTTTGTG GTATCTGGAGAGAGAAGTCAAGAAGATGTGTTCCGCGACGTCCAGAGAGCTCACGCCAAAATCCTGGAGCCCAGGACTTTGCCTCCTCCTTCCAGAGCATCTGTTG GGTCCTACAGAGAGTACCGGAACATGGTGTCCCTGGTGCAGAGCAAGGCTCTCTCCGCCTCTTCCATCAACATCAACCCGGAGGAATCGAAGCTCCCTCCCTGTCTCTTGTTCATGG GTGGGCCTGGCAGTGACAAATGGCGGCTGGTCAGCGGAATCACCTACCTCTACCCTGGGTGGGCTTGTGTGGGCGTGGGGCAGCTCCTGCGAGACCACGTGACCAGATGGAAAGAGGACCCTGAGTCGTATGGCGACCTGCCGGAGGAGAAAGTCCTCATGATTCAAAACCTCATGAAGAAGGGGGAGCTTGTTCCTCAG GATCTCATCTTAAAGATACTAAAAGATCGTTTGGATGTATTAAGATCCCACGAAGGTATTGTCATCGTAGGATTTCCGAAGGACGTCATACAAGCCCAGACTTTCGAAGAGGAG TTCCACCAAATCGCTCCCCTGCTGCTGATCGACTGCTCTGAGTTGGAGCTGGGGAGAAATCTCGGGAGGAGAGAGAACAGACTCGACGACAACGTGGCAGCCGCCAGAAGGCGTCTGGCCATCTACCGGGATGTCACCCTGCCCATGCTGAAGGCCTTCGATGAGAAGAATCGATTAAGAATA ATTGACGGTGACGCAGACATCGAACAGGTGGAGCGTGAGGTGAAGAGAGCTATTTACGTCGAAACGCAGAATCTTGGGAGACGTTCCCACAG ACGCAAGGGCGAGGACATCCCCAGCCCCGACCAGGCCAACGGCAACATTCCCTCGGCGAACGAGACCGAGCCCGACGAGGACCGGTCTCTCTCGCACGACTTCAGCGACAACGACGTCGCGGAGAACGTGGCGCACGAGCAGCTGAAAGCGGAACTGGTCTGA
- the LOC135205411 gene encoding uncharacterized protein LOC135205411 isoform X2 produces the protein MQVFNDISRAFRMGICLDTDRSGSPLVGESKNGEAGTTAATTPSGGALTNNEPTESITGAPVIFFMGGPGSGKMTHAQNLADIHEGYRHINLTVVISEYIKENDLGPPQSISATIALALLAREMHLTPRCRGYLVSGYPRHMEDVHHYNEKLGRPTGAILLEWDRRTLIRNIESKMRSYLTGHGYSKLKNTSPLLGNIDGAILLDWRESTLLNNLEAGARMGTLMLDAARKELSDFHNKVLPVCEHYDNQGLLFVVSGERSQEDVFRDVQRAHAKILEPRTLPPPSRASVGSYREYRNMVSLVQSKALSASSININPEESKLPPCLLFMGGPGSDKWRLVSGITYLYPGWACVGVGQLLRDHVTRWKEDPESYGDLPEEKVLMIQNLMKKGELVPQDLILKILKDRLDVLRSHEGIVIVGFPKDVIQAQTFEEEFHQIAPLLLIDCSELELGRNLGRRENRLDDNVAAARRRLAIYRDVTLPMLKAFDEKNRLRIIDGDADIEQVEREVKRAIYVETQNLGRRSHRRKGEDIPSPDQANGNIPSANETEPDEDRSLSHDFSDNDVAENVAHEQLKAELV, from the exons ATCGGAGTGGCTCCCCGCTTGTTGGCGAGAGTAAGAACGGAGAGGCAGGGACCACGGCTGCCACGACGCCCTCTGGAGGGGCGCTCACCAACAACGAACCCACCGAGTCCATAACGGGGGCGCCGGTCATATTCTTCATGG GTGGACCGGGGAGTGGCAAAATGACGCATGCGCAGAACCTCGCAGACATTCACGAGGGCTACAGACACATCAACCTGACAGTTGTCATCAGCGAATATATCAAGGAAAATG ATCTGGGTCCACCGCAGTCTATATCGGCGACCATCGCTTTGGCGCTGCTCGCCCGAGAGATGCACTTGACTCCCAGATGTCGAGGCTACCTAGTCTCAGGGTACCCGAGACACATGGAAGATGTTCACCACTACAACGAAAAG TTGGGCCGACCGACGGGAGCCATTTTGCTGGAATGGGACCGAAGAACTCTCATCAGGAATATCGAG TCAAAAATGCGAAGTTATCTCACTGGGCACGGCTACTCCAAACTGAAAAACACCAGTCCTTTG CTGGGGAATATCGACGGCGCCATCCTCTTGGACTGGAGAGAGTCCACTCTCCTCAACAACCTGGAGGCCGGAGCGAGAATGGGCACCCTCATGCTCGACGCCGCCAGGAAGGAGCTCTCCGATTTCCACAACAAGGTCCTCCCCGTCTgcgaacattacgacaatcagggGCTTCTCTTTGTG GTATCTGGAGAGAGAAGTCAAGAAGATGTGTTCCGCGACGTCCAGAGAGCTCACGCCAAAATCCTGGAGCCCAGGACTTTGCCTCCTCCTTCCAGAGCATCTGTTG GGTCCTACAGAGAGTACCGGAACATGGTGTCCCTGGTGCAGAGCAAGGCTCTCTCCGCCTCTTCCATCAACATCAACCCGGAGGAATCGAAGCTCCCTCCCTGTCTCTTGTTCATGG GTGGGCCTGGCAGTGACAAATGGCGGCTGGTCAGCGGAATCACCTACCTCTACCCTGGGTGGGCTTGTGTGGGCGTGGGGCAGCTCCTGCGAGACCACGTGACCAGATGGAAAGAGGACCCTGAGTCGTATGGCGACCTGCCGGAGGAGAAAGTCCTCATGATTCAAAACCTCATGAAGAAGGGGGAGCTTGTTCCTCAG GATCTCATCTTAAAGATACTAAAAGATCGTTTGGATGTATTAAGATCCCACGAAGGTATTGTCATCGTAGGATTTCCGAAGGACGTCATACAAGCCCAGACTTTCGAAGAGGAG TTCCACCAAATCGCTCCCCTGCTGCTGATCGACTGCTCTGAGTTGGAGCTGGGGAGAAATCTCGGGAGGAGAGAGAACAGACTCGACGACAACGTGGCAGCCGCCAGAAGGCGTCTGGCCATCTACCGGGATGTCACCCTGCCCATGCTGAAGGCCTTCGATGAGAAGAATCGATTAAGAATA ATTGACGGTGACGCAGACATCGAACAGGTGGAGCGTGAGGTGAAGAGAGCTATTTACGTCGAAACGCAGAATCTTGGGAGACGTTCCCACAG ACGCAAGGGCGAGGACATCCCCAGCCCCGACCAGGCCAACGGCAACATTCCCTCGGCGAACGAGACCGAGCCCGACGAGGACCGGTCTCTCTCGCACGACTTCAGCGACAACGACGTCGCGGAGAACGTGGCGCACGAGCAGCTGAAAGCGGAACTGGTCTGA
- the LOC135205411 gene encoding uncharacterized protein LOC135205411 isoform X3 has product MQVFNDISRAFRMGICLDTGQRPETLTLHDLDEDRSGSPLVGESKNGEAGTTAATTPSGGALTNNEPTESITGAPVIFFMGGPGSGKMTHAQNLADIHEGYRHINLTVVISEYIKENDLGPPQSISATIALALLAREMHLTPRCRGYLVSGYPRHMEDVHHYNEKLGRPTGAILLEWDRRTLIRNIELGNIDGAILLDWRESTLLNNLEAGARMGTLMLDAARKELSDFHNKVLPVCEHYDNQGLLFVVSGERSQEDVFRDVQRAHAKILEPRTLPPPSRASVGSYREYRNMVSLVQSKALSASSININPEESKLPPCLLFMGGPGSDKWRLVSGITYLYPGWACVGVGQLLRDHVTRWKEDPESYGDLPEEKVLMIQNLMKKGELVPQDLILKILKDRLDVLRSHEGIVIVGFPKDVIQAQTFEEEFHQIAPLLLIDCSELELGRNLGRRENRLDDNVAAARRRLAIYRDVTLPMLKAFDEKNRLRIIDGDADIEQVEREVKRAIYVETQNLGRRSHRRKGEDIPSPDQANGNIPSANETEPDEDRSLSHDFSDNDVAENVAHEQLKAELV; this is encoded by the exons ATCGGAGTGGCTCCCCGCTTGTTGGCGAGAGTAAGAACGGAGAGGCAGGGACCACGGCTGCCACGACGCCCTCTGGAGGGGCGCTCACCAACAACGAACCCACCGAGTCCATAACGGGGGCGCCGGTCATATTCTTCATGG GTGGACCGGGGAGTGGCAAAATGACGCATGCGCAGAACCTCGCAGACATTCACGAGGGCTACAGACACATCAACCTGACAGTTGTCATCAGCGAATATATCAAGGAAAATG ATCTGGGTCCACCGCAGTCTATATCGGCGACCATCGCTTTGGCGCTGCTCGCCCGAGAGATGCACTTGACTCCCAGATGTCGAGGCTACCTAGTCTCAGGGTACCCGAGACACATGGAAGATGTTCACCACTACAACGAAAAG TTGGGCCGACCGACGGGAGCCATTTTGCTGGAATGGGACCGAAGAACTCTCATCAGGAATATCGAG CTGGGGAATATCGACGGCGCCATCCTCTTGGACTGGAGAGAGTCCACTCTCCTCAACAACCTGGAGGCCGGAGCGAGAATGGGCACCCTCATGCTCGACGCCGCCAGGAAGGAGCTCTCCGATTTCCACAACAAGGTCCTCCCCGTCTgcgaacattacgacaatcagggGCTTCTCTTTGTG GTATCTGGAGAGAGAAGTCAAGAAGATGTGTTCCGCGACGTCCAGAGAGCTCACGCCAAAATCCTGGAGCCCAGGACTTTGCCTCCTCCTTCCAGAGCATCTGTTG GGTCCTACAGAGAGTACCGGAACATGGTGTCCCTGGTGCAGAGCAAGGCTCTCTCCGCCTCTTCCATCAACATCAACCCGGAGGAATCGAAGCTCCCTCCCTGTCTCTTGTTCATGG GTGGGCCTGGCAGTGACAAATGGCGGCTGGTCAGCGGAATCACCTACCTCTACCCTGGGTGGGCTTGTGTGGGCGTGGGGCAGCTCCTGCGAGACCACGTGACCAGATGGAAAGAGGACCCTGAGTCGTATGGCGACCTGCCGGAGGAGAAAGTCCTCATGATTCAAAACCTCATGAAGAAGGGGGAGCTTGTTCCTCAG GATCTCATCTTAAAGATACTAAAAGATCGTTTGGATGTATTAAGATCCCACGAAGGTATTGTCATCGTAGGATTTCCGAAGGACGTCATACAAGCCCAGACTTTCGAAGAGGAG TTCCACCAAATCGCTCCCCTGCTGCTGATCGACTGCTCTGAGTTGGAGCTGGGGAGAAATCTCGGGAGGAGAGAGAACAGACTCGACGACAACGTGGCAGCCGCCAGAAGGCGTCTGGCCATCTACCGGGATGTCACCCTGCCCATGCTGAAGGCCTTCGATGAGAAGAATCGATTAAGAATA ATTGACGGTGACGCAGACATCGAACAGGTGGAGCGTGAGGTGAAGAGAGCTATTTACGTCGAAACGCAGAATCTTGGGAGACGTTCCCACAG ACGCAAGGGCGAGGACATCCCCAGCCCCGACCAGGCCAACGGCAACATTCCCTCGGCGAACGAGACCGAGCCCGACGAGGACCGGTCTCTCTCGCACGACTTCAGCGACAACGACGTCGCGGAGAACGTGGCGCACGAGCAGCTGAAAGCGGAACTGGTCTGA